From the genome of Phoenix dactylifera cultivar Barhee BC4 chromosome 5, palm_55x_up_171113_PBpolish2nd_filt_p, whole genome shotgun sequence:
AGATAAAAAAAGCTACTTAGCCACAAATATCAGTTagtatttataaaatatgttcATAACAGGGTCCAGAGGAAGAACTGTGGTATTGTACAACCTTTGAAGACTTTATCGCAATACTAGAGCTTTTGGCCTGTAGGTGAATAATGGAAAGAATGTGAGCGTACGTGTCAATTGAATTCTTCAGTTGCCCCTGTGCAATCTGAATTTTAGCTTTAGTTTTCAATAGCTCTCCCTGGCTCCATTTGCCAGTCTGATCCAAAGCAGCGTTCACTATAGTCTCAGCATCAACAAACCTTTTTTGAGCAGACAATATTTGAATTAAAAGAATCCATTCCTTGACATTTGATCCAGCTTCGAATTTCAAAAGCTGCTTTGCATAATGAAGTGCTgcatccaacttcctctgctCAGCATTTTCTAGGCTGAGATTAAATAAAATCCTATGATCTTTTCCAAGCATCATTTGTTCAGCCTTCTCCAAAGCCGCAAGTGCCTCAGCCTGCCGAGAAACTCTATCTGAATCGGAGGTAGAAGATCTAGCTTGAGCTGAAATAGAAATACCAAGTAGACAGTTGGCAACACTGTCCATTTGATCACAACCTCTATGCAAATTAGAAAGTGCCCTGCGTGCAAAAGAAACACCTTCTTCTGCATAAGCAGAGTTCTCCCCACAAACCTTTGAAGCTAGCAATAATGCTTTAACACAGTTTGGGTCCTCCCTGGCTCTCAGTAGCTTTTTCAGTAGGTTCAAAGCAGTTAAATTATCACCTTCCCCTAAGTAACATAATGCAAGTGTATAATAGCATTCTTTCCTCTCCAAGACATCAGGTAATAACTCGTCAATCTGATTTGCAAGAGAATTTAACTGGCCAGATACCGATAGAGCAAAAATGAGGTGATCAATGGCAGATGGGTCCCACTCAACCTTCTTAAGAGAAAACTTCCTCAGGAGAATCATCAATAGAAGAATAGCCTCTTCTGTATTGTTTCTAGGTATAAAAGAACCATCCATTTGGGAACGGAGGTCAGGAGGACTTGCATCACAACCTccataaagaagaaaaatagcaaATTCTTTTTGTATCTTTGCAACAGTCTCAGAATCAAGGTTCCAGTGACTAAGAAGGGCCCTCCGGAATGATGAGATGGCTTCATGCGAGAAGCCAGCCAGTTTCCATAGCTCTGGGAGCAACTCAACTGCCTTGCACACAGTCTCCTGTAATTTACAATCAGCAGTAAAGTTTTCAGGTAAGGCTTCAGGCAATGCAGTTTCTACAGTATCCAGAATAATGTTGCATGTTTGAGCAGCTTCTGCAAAACCAGAATAGAATAAGATTAGCCATATTACACACTGCAATATTTAATTCTCAAGTTTGAACAAGCAGACTCACATACAGTGCTGCAACTCCATCTACCCATCAGATTATCTAGGATATGCCTTTACTCTTTCCTATTAATCGGAAtataaaacattcatacaatggCAGCATGAGAAACTAAGGTCCAAGGTCTGCCATACCAGTACCGGTCAATGTACCGATGGCGGCCCGGACCCGCACGGTATCGGCTCGTACCGGTCCCATACCGGTCCGTTGAATGGCCGGATTTTGGGGTTCCGCATACTGGTCCCGTACTAGTTCTCCAATGATAAGCTTctggtaccggattccacgct
Proteins encoded in this window:
- the LOC103703907 gene encoding protein NPGR2-like isoform X1 → MKCLFSGEQLRVNELIRSSESVATKDCSASGYSSQNGEGEQRLDTGNIEEAEYSLRDGICLNYEEARALLGRLEYQRGNIEAALCVFNGIDIAAIAPKMKISISKRTKCCKSRSHWDAPPMSIHAVSLLVEAIYLKARALQDLGRFKEAAQTCNIILDTVETALPEALPENFTADCKLQETVCKAVELLPELWKLAGFSHEAISSFRRALLSHWNLDSETVAKIQKEFAIFLLYGGCDASPPDLRSQMDGSFIPRNNTEEAILLLMILLRKFSLKKVEWDPSAIDHLIFALSVSGQLNSLANQIDELLPDVLERKECYYTLALCYLGEGDNLTALNLLKKLLRAREDPNCVKALLLASKVCGENSAYAEEGVSFARRALSNLHRGCDQMDSVANCLLGISISAQARSSTSDSDRVSRQAEALAALEKAEQMMLGKDHRILFNLSLENAEQRKLDAALHYAKQLLKFEAGSNVKEWILLIQILSAQKRFVDAETIVNAALDQTGKWSQGELLKTKAKIQIAQGQLKNSIDTYAHILSIIHLQAKSSSIAIKSSKGGKCDRNLEMETWLDLANVYISMSQWRDAEVCLSKLKGISPLSALGWHATGKLYEGKGLHKEALGAYTKALDLEPTHVASLISTATVLRKIGDWPMAVVRSFLTDALWLDRTNHIAWFNLGLLYKSEGGRSVLEAAECFQAAALLEETAPVEPFR
- the LOC103703907 gene encoding protein NPGR2-like isoform X2, coding for MKCLFSGEQLRVNELIRSSESVATKDCSASGYSSQNGEGEQRLDTGNIEEAEYSLRDGICLNYEEARALLGRLEYQRGNIEAALCVFNGIDIAAIAPKMKISISKRTKCCKSRSHWDAPPMSIHAVSLLVEAIYLKARALQDLGRFKEAAQTCNIILDTVETALPEALPENFTADCKLQETVCKAVELLPELWKLAGFSHEAISSFRRALLSHWNLDSETVAKIQKEFAIFLLYGGCDASPPDLRSQMDGSFIPRNNTEEAILLLMILLRKFSLKKVEWDPSAIDHLIFALSVSGQLNSLANQIDELLPDVLERKECYYTLALCYLGEGDNLTALNLLKKLLRAREDPNCVKALLLASKVCGENSAYAEEGVSFARRALSNLHRGCDQMDSVANCLLGISISAQARSSTSDSDRVSRQAEALAALEKAEQMMLGKDHRILFNLSLENAEQRKLDAALHYAKQLLKFEAGSNVKEWILLIQILSAQKRFVDAETIVNAALDQTGKWSQGELLKTKAKIQIAQGQLKNSIDTYAHILSIIHLQAKSSSIAIKSSKGGKCDRNLEMETWLDLANVYISMSQWRDAEVCLSKLKGISPLSALGWHATGKLYEGKGLHKEALGAYTKALDLEPTHVASLISTATVLRKIGLLYKSEGGRSVLEAAECFQAAALLEETAPVEPFR